The following are encoded together in the Scomber japonicus isolate fScoJap1 chromosome 20, fScoJap1.pri, whole genome shotgun sequence genome:
- the LOC128381732 gene encoding RNA-binding protein with serine-rich domain 1-like, protein MAPSPTKRKDDDKSKQRGKEKSGTTKEGADKDRGREKNRSRRSASSGSSRSSSSSSSSSGSSSGSSSGSSSSASSHSGSSSSRSSSSSSSSSSPSPSRQRHNNRRRSRSKSKSAKKDDRDRRRRSPTPKPTKVYLGRLTRNVIKEHIQEIFSTYGKIKMIDMPMNRVHPHLSKGYAYVEFETPEEAEKALKHMDGGQIDGQEITVTAVLAPTVRPPPRRLSPPRRMPPPPPMWRRTPPRMRRRSRSPRRRSPVRRRSRSPGRRRHRSRSSSNSSR, encoded by the exons AT GGCGCCTTCACCAACAAAGAGGAAGGATGATGACAAGAGTAAACAGCGAGGTAAAGAGAAATCAGGAACCACAAAAGAAGGGGCAGACAAAGATAGGGGAAGAGAGAAGAACCGCTCACGACGCAGTGCTTCCAGCGGGAGCAGCAG GTCCAGCTCAAGCTCCAGCAGTAGCTCAGGTTCCAGCTCCGGCTCCTCCAGCGGCTCCAGCTCCTCTGCCTCTAGCCACTCGGGCTCCTCCAGCTCCcgctcatcttcctcttcctcctcatcgtcATCGCCGAGCCCCAGCCGGCAGCGTCACAACAACAGACGACGGTCCCGCTCAAA ATCAAAATCAGCAAAGAAGGATGACCGGGACCGACGACGAAGGAGTCCCACCCCTAAACCCACCAAGGTCTACCTGGGCCGGCTGACCAGAAATGTCATCAAG GAACACATCCAGGAAATCTTCTCCACCTATGGCAAGATCAAGATGATTGATATGCCAATGAACCGCGTCCACCCCCACCTGTCCAAGGGCTACGCTTATGTGGAATTCGAGACCCCCGAGGAGGCCGAGAAGGCGCTTAAACACATGGACGGAG gtCAGATTGATGGTCAGGAGATCACAGTCACAGCTGTGTTGGCCCCTACAGTGCGTCCTCCCCCTCGCAGGCTGTCTCCGCCTCGCAGAATGCCTCCTCCACCTCCGATGTGGCGACGCACCCCACCTCGAATGAGGAGAAG ATCCCGATCTCCACGGCGACGCTCTCCAGTGCGTCGCAGGTCACGATCGCCTGGCCGCCGCCGTCACCGGTCGCGCTCCAGTTCCAACTCCTCCCGCTAG